A section of the Aminivibrio pyruvatiphilus genome encodes:
- a CDS encoding TRAP transporter large permease: MSIELISILLFGSMLLLLVSGLPVAFVLGGLAVVFTGVFWGPESLFIILARTFSMMSSTTLVAAPLFVLMAVVLERSGVAEDLYEMMYRWSGGVKGGLAVGTVLVCTLIAAMSGIASTGVVMMGVMALPEMLKRGYDKRIATGCILAGGVLGPLIPPSIALVLYGTMAQVSIGGLFAGGMAAGLVCSLLIVGYILIRCYINPKMGPAIPVEERADWDAKIASLKGVILPLLLITAVLGSIYSGIATPTEAAAVGALGAFVCSAIHRRLTWDLIKSVAYTTIQVQGFMMWILFAAQGFAAVYMGLGASRMVVNLVREYQVGWWTMLIGIQVVWFLLGCVIDAWSILMITLPIILPLMPLYGFDPLWLGVLYAVNTQTGYLTPPFGTMLFMMKGIAPKEVTMSDIYRSIVPFVTTQLFCLVLCILFPRIVTWLPDLLFK; this comes from the coding sequence ATGAGTATCGAGCTCATTTCGATTCTGCTCTTCGGCAGCATGCTCCTTCTCCTGGTCTCGGGCCTTCCCGTCGCCTTCGTCCTCGGAGGGCTGGCTGTGGTGTTCACCGGAGTGTTCTGGGGCCCTGAATCGCTGTTCATCATTCTGGCCAGGACCTTTTCCATGATGTCCAGCACGACCCTCGTGGCGGCGCCCCTTTTCGTCCTTATGGCGGTGGTTCTTGAGCGTTCCGGCGTGGCGGAAGACCTCTACGAGATGATGTACCGCTGGTCAGGGGGCGTCAAGGGCGGGCTGGCGGTGGGCACGGTTCTTGTCTGCACCCTGATAGCCGCCATGTCCGGCATTGCCTCCACCGGAGTCGTCATGATGGGCGTCATGGCTCTGCCCGAGATGCTGAAGAGAGGATACGACAAGAGGATCGCCACCGGCTGCATTCTGGCCGGAGGGGTTTTGGGGCCCCTCATTCCTCCCAGCATAGCCCTGGTGCTGTACGGCACCATGGCCCAGGTATCCATCGGCGGGCTCTTCGCCGGCGGAATGGCCGCGGGCCTGGTCTGTTCACTGCTGATCGTAGGCTACATTCTCATCAGGTGCTATATCAATCCGAAAATGGGACCGGCCATTCCCGTGGAAGAGAGGGCCGACTGGGACGCGAAAATAGCCTCGCTCAAGGGAGTCATCCTTCCCCTTCTCCTTATCACGGCCGTTCTTGGATCCATCTACAGCGGCATCGCCACGCCCACGGAGGCCGCGGCGGTGGGGGCCCTGGGCGCTTTCGTCTGCAGCGCCATTCACAGGCGGCTGACCTGGGACCTGATCAAGAGCGTGGCCTACACCACCATCCAGGTCCAGGGCTTCATGATGTGGATACTCTTTGCCGCCCAGGGATTCGCTGCCGTCTACATGGGGCTGGGAGCTTCCAGGATGGTGGTCAACCTTGTCCGGGAGTACCAGGTGGGCTGGTGGACCATGCTGATCGGCATACAGGTTGTCTGGTTCCTCCTCGGGTGCGTGATCGACGCGTGGAGCATCCTCATGATAACCCTTCCCATCATTCTTCCCCTCATGCCGCTGTATGGATTCGATCCCCTGTGGCTGGGGGTTCTGTACGCGGTGAACACCCAGACGGGGTATCTGACGCCTCCCTTCGGTACCATGCTGTTTATGATGAAGGGTATTGCCCCGAAGGAGGTCACCATGTCGGACATTTACCGCTCCATTGTTCCCTTTGTTACAACCCAGCTTTTCTGCCTGGTACTGTGCATCCTGTTCCCCAGGATCGTAACCTGGCTTCCGGATCTGCTGTTCAAATAA
- a CDS encoding TRAP transporter substrate-binding protein yields MRNRNLGALFVVAAFVASVFAVGFISPALAADGKVFQWKFQSHHTPGSLAVESVIKPFIERVEKMSGGRLKMSLHYAGELVDYAEVDKALQANMIQISNTSSLFFRGAIPMGWITAPNMPPFVTRTNDEFNELFHHRGIDQLVGEALAERGIKYLGCHSVGNTYFWSKKPINSLEDLKGFKVRFFGSMSDFVEHFGASPVMLPHPETYMAIAMGTLDGSGTAWWLYRDLKLYEVCKYFVGPAFQVPQGMELWASQKAWNELPADLQAIVEAAAEVFNKDYMDAVTMQEKEMFNKSFKEWGTTYTEFSPEEVVRITQEFSIPYLDKIAEEQGKKDPRVIKAVEIIKQFMKDYGYIK; encoded by the coding sequence ATGAGGAACAGAAACCTTGGTGCATTGTTCGTGGTCGCAGCATTTGTCGCAAGCGTTTTCGCAGTCGGTTTTATTTCACCCGCCCTTGCCGCGGATGGAAAGGTGTTCCAGTGGAAATTCCAGAGCCATCATACCCCCGGTTCTCTTGCAGTCGAATCCGTAATCAAGCCGTTTATCGAAAGAGTGGAAAAAATGTCGGGCGGCAGGCTGAAAATGAGCCTGCACTATGCGGGAGAGCTTGTTGATTACGCGGAAGTGGACAAGGCCCTCCAGGCGAACATGATCCAGATCTCCAACACAAGTTCCCTGTTCTTCAGGGGTGCCATCCCCATGGGATGGATCACGGCTCCCAATATGCCTCCTTTCGTTACCAGGACCAACGACGAGTTCAACGAACTGTTCCATCACAGGGGAATCGACCAGCTTGTGGGAGAAGCCCTTGCCGAGCGGGGCATCAAGTACCTCGGATGCCACAGCGTGGGCAACACCTACTTCTGGAGCAAGAAGCCCATCAATTCCCTGGAAGATCTCAAGGGGTTCAAAGTCCGTTTCTTCGGCTCCATGTCCGACTTTGTGGAGCACTTCGGCGCTTCCCCCGTCATGCTTCCCCATCCGGAGACCTACATGGCCATCGCCATGGGCACTCTTGACGGCAGCGGCACCGCATGGTGGCTGTACCGCGACCTGAAGCTCTACGAGGTCTGCAAGTACTTCGTCGGTCCCGCCTTCCAGGTACCCCAGGGTATGGAACTCTGGGCTTCACAGAAAGCATGGAATGAACTGCCTGCGGATCTGCAGGCCATTGTCGAGGCGGCGGCCGAAGTTTTCAACAAGGATTACATGGACGCCGTGACCATGCAGGAAAAGGAAATGTTCAACAAGTCCTTCAAGGAGTGGGGAACCACCTACACCGAGTTCAGCCCTGAAGAAGTGGTCAGGATTACCCAGGAATTCAGCATTCCCTATCTTGACAAGATCGCCGAAGAGCAGGGAAAGAAGGATCCGAGGGTCATCAAGGCCGTCGAGATAATCAAGCAGTTCATGAAGGACTACGGATACATAAAATAA
- a CDS encoding DegV family protein has protein sequence MKVRRIDGERFRNAFLAGTAALERRREHLNRINVFPVPDGDTGDNMVFTCRSIAEHTHPSRSLAETAASMAEAAFSGARGNSGIIFCQFIHGLARAFEPYPRADAPVFAESLLAAVPFAEEALHRPVEGTILTVMRDWAHAVRRISEKERDFAVLLPLSLEAARRSLSETPEKMELLAREHVVDAGAQGFVDFLEGVADFVEKGNPRQFPGSSASAVPPRDGEHVHEDEMPSFRYCTEAVLHGEGISRPELIDILSRHGDSVVAGGGGGKFRVHVHTDHPAGVMGRLSRMGRLSFQKVDDMRRQVEARNHPLSSVALLTDSCCDLPQEFLDRYQVHTVPLTISSGGCEYLDRLTLKPAEIYSDLRETKRTFSTSQPAFGEFVKRYSFLKSCYDSVISIHLSSALSGTWSVSRKAADHVGGEGIHVLDSKNLSGALGLLVLKAAEAAAAGKSAGEILEIVGQAIPRTRIFAGLNSLRYLVRGGRAGAMAGFVGTMLNLFPMITVDPEGKASGFGRPGSERANRRKMLDEFKRLTGSHGLWKYAVLHAEAPGAAEELAAALEEACGRAPEYTMEISPVIGINTGPGSAGFAVILEN, from the coding sequence ATGAAAGTTCGACGTATCGACGGAGAGAGATTCCGGAACGCCTTCCTGGCGGGAACCGCCGCTCTTGAGCGGCGGAGGGAGCATCTCAACAGGATCAACGTTTTTCCGGTCCCGGACGGGGATACGGGAGACAATATGGTGTTCACCTGCAGGTCCATCGCGGAGCATACGCATCCCTCCAGGTCACTCGCCGAGACGGCGGCCTCCATGGCGGAGGCCGCATTTTCCGGGGCCCGGGGCAATTCGGGGATCATCTTCTGCCAGTTCATCCACGGACTCGCCAGGGCGTTCGAGCCCTATCCGAGGGCGGACGCGCCAGTGTTCGCCGAGAGCCTCCTCGCGGCGGTTCCCTTCGCGGAGGAAGCCCTGCACAGGCCCGTCGAGGGAACCATCCTGACGGTCATGAGGGACTGGGCCCACGCCGTCCGGCGGATCAGCGAAAAGGAAAGGGATTTCGCCGTTCTGCTTCCCCTGTCGCTGGAAGCGGCCAGACGTTCCCTGAGCGAGACTCCGGAAAAAATGGAGCTGCTGGCCCGGGAGCATGTGGTGGATGCGGGCGCCCAGGGGTTCGTGGACTTCCTCGAGGGTGTGGCTGACTTTGTGGAGAAGGGAAATCCGAGGCAGTTCCCGGGAAGCTCCGCTTCGGCCGTTCCCCCCCGGGACGGGGAGCACGTCCACGAGGATGAAATGCCCTCCTTCCGCTACTGCACGGAGGCAGTCCTCCACGGGGAGGGGATTTCCCGCCCGGAGCTCATCGACATTCTCTCCCGGCACGGTGACTCGGTGGTGGCCGGAGGCGGCGGGGGGAAGTTCAGGGTTCATGTCCACACAGACCACCCCGCCGGGGTGATGGGCCGCCTCTCGCGAATGGGGAGACTGAGCTTCCAGAAGGTGGACGACATGCGGAGGCAGGTGGAGGCGCGGAATCACCCCCTGTCGTCCGTGGCGCTGCTGACCGATTCCTGCTGCGACCTGCCCCAGGAGTTCCTGGACAGGTACCAGGTACACACCGTCCCCCTCACCATATCTTCCGGGGGGTGCGAATACCTGGACAGGCTGACCCTGAAGCCCGCGGAGATCTATTCGGACCTCAGGGAGACGAAAAGAACGTTCAGCACATCCCAGCCCGCCTTCGGCGAATTCGTGAAGCGGTACTCCTTTCTGAAATCCTGCTATGACAGCGTCATTTCCATTCATCTCTCGTCCGCCCTCAGCGGAACCTGGAGCGTGAGCCGGAAGGCCGCCGACCACGTGGGCGGCGAGGGAATCCATGTTCTTGACAGCAAAAATCTGTCCGGCGCCCTCGGCCTCCTGGTGCTGAAGGCCGCCGAAGCAGCCGCTGCAGGGAAGAGTGCCGGGGAGATACTGGAGATCGTCGGTCAGGCCATTCCCCGGACGAGGATCTTCGCGGGGCTGAACTCCCTCCGCTACCTTGTGCGGGGAGGACGGGCGGGGGCCATGGCGGGCTTCGTGGGGACCATGCTGAATCTCTTCCCCATGATCACCGTGGACCCGGAAGGGAAGGCGTCCGGCTTCGGCAGGCCCGGCAGCGAGCGGGCCAACCGGAGGAAGATGCTGGACGAGTTCAAAAGGCTGACCGGCAGCCATGGTTTGTGGAAATACGCGGTTCTCCACGCCGAAGCCCCCGGCGCGGCGGAAGAGCTGGCGGCCGCCCTGGAAGAAGCCTGCGGCAGGGCTCCTGAATACACCATGGAGATCTCGCCGGTGATCGGAATCAATACGGGACCGGGGTCGGCCGGGTTCGCCGTGATCCTGGAAAACTGA
- a CDS encoding type II toxin-antitoxin system HicB family antitoxin, protein MTRQFSVIIEQDRDGYYVASVPSLRGCHTQAKSLDELSVRIKEAIELCLEVEGDDPEFLDFIGVQQVSVPV, encoded by the coding sequence ATGACCAGGCAATTCAGTGTGATCATCGAGCAGGACCGGGACGGTTATTACGTCGCTTCGGTACCTTCCCTGCGGGGATGCCATACCCAGGCAAAATCGCTTGATGAGCTTTCAGTCCGCATAAAGGAGGCAATCGAGCTGTGCCTTGAAGTGGAGGGCGACGATCCGGAATTTCTTGACTTCATCGGGGTTCAGCAGGTCAGCGTTCCGGTATGA
- a CDS encoding SH3 domain-containing protein: MSRKISMRCFCAFLFLTGFLVFFSVRAEALAGLSVPQSPMFHAASLPDVPLVPAERRKELLHEMRERFFSPWAQTEPRKAKETLEWVFDRYGKGGIFGENLQPRPFSWAEEQRKASRIGAAGELNRLAASVRPSSLRLMPTDEPVFLSPDLPGEGYPFDYLQNSLVHPGEPLFVSHLSEDGLWAWCDTSYASGWMKLHDLAFADRAAAERWMGFPLAAVVSENTVFRREGTALFRAKVGTLLPLVRKGIAGHLVAVPFRDRDGNLGVSQAAVSADDVEPVPLPLTPWRLASAAEEFTGELYGWGGFLGNRDCSAMTRDLLLPFGIWLPRNSAAQAGTGEVIPLDGLSPAEKKALIAGKGVPFLTLLGMPGHVMLYIGTYRGEPLVLHNMWGIRTERNGKEGRHVVGKNVISTLDLGSDLSDHLPGRLLADRLNRMALPASRGTMPD, encoded by the coding sequence ATGAGTAGAAAGATAAGCATGCGGTGTTTCTGTGCGTTCCTGTTCCTGACGGGCTTTCTTGTCTTTTTTTCTGTGCGGGCCGAGGCCCTGGCGGGGCTGTCGGTGCCCCAGTCTCCCATGTTCCACGCGGCTTCCCTCCCGGACGTTCCCCTTGTTCCGGCGGAACGGCGGAAGGAGCTCCTCCATGAGATGAGGGAACGCTTTTTCTCCCCCTGGGCACAGACGGAGCCGAGGAAGGCGAAAGAAACCCTGGAATGGGTTTTCGACCGCTACGGAAAGGGCGGCATTTTCGGCGAGAACCTCCAGCCCAGGCCTTTCTCGTGGGCGGAGGAACAGCGGAAGGCATCCAGGATCGGGGCGGCAGGGGAGCTGAACCGGCTCGCCGCCTCCGTGCGGCCCTCCTCCCTGAGGCTCATGCCCACCGACGAACCCGTCTTCCTGTCCCCCGACCTTCCGGGAGAGGGATATCCCTTCGATTATCTCCAGAACAGCCTCGTTCACCCCGGTGAGCCCCTTTTCGTCTCCCACCTGTCGGAGGACGGCCTCTGGGCGTGGTGCGACACGTCCTATGCCTCGGGGTGGATGAAACTCCACGATCTGGCCTTCGCCGACAGAGCGGCGGCGGAGCGATGGATGGGCTTCCCCCTCGCCGCCGTGGTTTCCGAGAACACAGTGTTCCGCCGCGAGGGGACGGCCCTCTTCCGGGCGAAGGTGGGAACCCTCCTGCCCCTGGTTCGGAAGGGCATTGCCGGACACCTGGTGGCCGTTCCCTTCCGCGACAGGGACGGGAACCTCGGGGTGAGCCAGGCTGCCGTTTCTGCCGATGATGTGGAGCCCGTGCCGCTGCCCCTGACGCCATGGAGGCTGGCCTCCGCGGCGGAGGAGTTTACGGGTGAACTCTACGGCTGGGGCGGGTTTCTGGGCAACCGGGACTGCAGCGCCATGACCCGGGACCTGCTGCTGCCCTTCGGCATCTGGCTTCCCCGCAACTCTGCGGCCCAGGCCGGAACGGGTGAAGTGATCCCCCTGGACGGTCTTTCCCCCGCTGAAAAGAAGGCCCTCATCGCCGGAAAGGGCGTTCCCTTCCTGACGCTCCTCGGAATGCCGGGGCACGTCATGCTCTACATCGGCACGTACAGGGGAGAGCCCCTTGTCCTGCACAACATGTGGGGCATACGGACCGAACGGAACGGAAAGGAAGGCCGGCACGTGGTGGGGAAAAACGTTATCTCTACCCTCGACCTGGGATCGGACCTGTCCGACCATCTGCCCGGACGGCTTCTCGCGGACCGGCTGAACAGGATGGCCCTTCCTGCCTCAAGAGGGACTATGCCGGATTGA
- a CDS encoding TRAP transporter small permease subunit — protein MQFLRGFVRCVDAAIDFIGKTTSFLIYPTMLVLVYEVVMRYYFTRPTIWAHETSCMLYGAHFVIGGAYALQRGAFVNVEVLYIRLSKRGRAVLDLITWTMFYVFVGTLLWKSIPWAWESFTVREFSDSTWGPYVWPIKMAIPFASLLMLLQGMTKTIKDAYLAVTGRDFVVAADAETAAGN, from the coding sequence TTGCAGTTTTTAAGAGGTTTCGTTCGATGCGTTGATGCCGCGATTGACTTTATCGGCAAGACCACGAGCTTTCTTATTTATCCGACCATGCTCGTGCTGGTGTACGAGGTTGTCATGCGCTATTATTTTACCCGCCCTACCATCTGGGCTCACGAGACGTCCTGCATGCTCTACGGCGCGCACTTTGTGATCGGCGGTGCCTACGCCCTGCAGAGGGGGGCCTTCGTCAACGTGGAGGTTCTCTATATCCGCCTTTCCAAACGGGGAAGGGCCGTTCTCGACCTTATTACCTGGACCATGTTCTACGTCTTTGTGGGAACATTGCTCTGGAAGAGCATTCCCTGGGCATGGGAAAGCTTTACAGTGCGCGAATTTTCCGACAGCACGTGGGGGCCATACGTTTGGCCGATCAAGATGGCCATACCCTTTGCCTCCCTTCTCATGCTTCTCCAGGGGATGACCAAGACCATCAAGGACGCGTACCTGGCCGTGACCGGGCGGGACTTTGTCGTCGCGGCGGATGCTGAAACCGCTGCCGGAAACTGA
- a CDS encoding IclR family transcriptional regulator, with protein MRRKENPRQLLQSVIRAFRIAEMLAEEGELGVTEIDGRLGIDKSTAYRILATLREMGYVRQNPLNSKYSNTPKFSLLGGTAPDMQLIRERARPVLRSLSERVGEAVNLGCLDGTDIVYVERIQCNEMIQVNLPVGRRMPAYCSALGKAILAFLPAETVEKLFSGTSFVQYTERTVQSLSILLAELEAIRSDRFARDLQESHPGLSCLAAPVFLASGKVGAGISVSFPAFRHPDMEEAERTIVPALLDAAVNISGELGYSGRNHEHDLPGRQPVPEKKRQEE; from the coding sequence GTGAGAAGGAAAGAAAATCCGCGTCAGCTGCTCCAGTCCGTCATCCGGGCGTTCCGGATCGCCGAGATGCTTGCCGAAGAGGGGGAACTCGGGGTTACAGAGATCGACGGCCGGCTCGGCATCGACAAGAGTACGGCCTACAGGATTCTCGCGACCCTGAGGGAAATGGGCTATGTGCGGCAGAACCCCCTGAACAGCAAATACTCCAATACCCCGAAGTTCTCCCTTCTGGGGGGTACGGCTCCGGATATGCAGCTGATCCGGGAGCGGGCACGGCCCGTGCTGCGCTCCCTGTCCGAAAGGGTGGGCGAGGCGGTGAATCTCGGCTGTCTTGATGGAACCGACATCGTGTACGTGGAAAGGATCCAGTGCAACGAAATGATCCAGGTAAACCTTCCGGTGGGCCGGAGGATGCCCGCCTACTGCTCGGCTCTCGGGAAGGCCATTCTCGCCTTTCTGCCCGCGGAAACCGTGGAAAAACTCTTCTCCGGCACATCCTTCGTGCAGTACACGGAACGGACGGTACAATCGCTGAGCATTCTCCTGGCGGAACTTGAAGCGATCCGGTCGGACCGCTTCGCCCGGGATCTGCAGGAGTCCCACCCGGGGCTTTCCTGCCTTGCGGCCCCGGTCTTCCTTGCCTCGGGAAAGGTCGGAGCGGGCATCAGCGTTTCCTTTCCGGCCTTCCGCCATCCCGACATGGAGGAGGCCGAAAGAACCATCGTCCCCGCCCTTCTGGACGCAGCGGTAAACATAAGCGGGGAACTGGGGTACAGCGGACGGAACCATGAACACGACCTTCCGGGCAGGCAGCCGGTCCCGGAGAAAAAACGACAGGAGGAATGA
- a CDS encoding type II toxin-antitoxin system HicA family toxin, with product MTPLPALTGKILVTALAKAGFNVVRIRGSHYFLRHNDGRCTVVPVHAGETIGHGLLAKILKDCDLSRETLEQLL from the coding sequence ATGACGCCGCTGCCTGCCCTCACCGGAAAAATACTGGTGACCGCCCTGGCAAAAGCAGGATTCAACGTTGTCCGTATCAGGGGCAGCCATTATTTTCTGCGGCACAATGACGGCCGCTGCACCGTTGTCCCTGTTCATGCCGGTGAAACCATAGGACACGGTCTGCTGGCGAAAATCCTCAAAGACTGCGACCTTTCCCGGGAGACTCTCGAACAGCTTCTTTAG
- a CDS encoding OmpP1/FadL family transporter, with amino-acid sequence MKHLVRIASIALLLSFAAGSAAFGAGFALYDFSARGNALGGALVGRADDPSALALNPAGITQIPGSAFLTSAAFLLPYGKISPLGGAGTDQNDRTFILPAMYYTRQMNDSLWFGVAVMPRFGLGTDFPEDWFGRYNSYRAMIESVSVNPNIAWKVNESLSLSLGAEALWLEADLGKKIDPTRGAAPNPATDIDFRLKGDDIAFGWNVGLHYRMDEATRIGLHYRSRVKLALSGTATAKGFMGSDSTGGSVDLTLPEMFMFGVSRQFTPKLNVEAGAIYTGWDSYESLIINFDKPLLGILPTRSFTPKNWGSVWRYQIGFEYKHSPEWTWRLGYTYDQEPMPLSTLDYQVPTGDRQLLSIGFGYSKDNWALDFAYTYLIAGDRHFEERSSEGIRNSRSHDMGADIFVISFSMRL; translated from the coding sequence TTGAAGCATCTCGTACGCATCGCATCCATCGCGCTTTTATTATCCTTCGCGGCAGGATCGGCGGCCTTCGGGGCCGGGTTTGCCCTCTACGACTTCAGCGCCAGGGGGAACGCCCTCGGCGGGGCTCTGGTGGGACGGGCGGACGATCCCTCGGCTCTCGCCCTGAACCCGGCCGGCATCACCCAGATCCCCGGGAGCGCCTTTCTGACCTCCGCCGCCTTTCTCCTTCCCTACGGAAAGATTTCCCCCCTAGGAGGAGCGGGCACGGACCAGAACGACCGGACCTTCATCCTGCCGGCCATGTACTATACGAGGCAGATGAACGACAGTCTCTGGTTCGGCGTCGCCGTGATGCCCCGCTTCGGTCTCGGGACCGATTTCCCCGAGGACTGGTTCGGCAGGTACAACAGCTACCGTGCGATGATCGAATCTGTTTCGGTCAACCCGAACATCGCATGGAAGGTCAATGAGTCCCTCTCCCTTTCCCTGGGCGCGGAGGCCCTGTGGCTCGAGGCCGACCTGGGAAAGAAGATCGATCCGACCAGGGGCGCCGCACCGAACCCTGCCACGGATATAGACTTCCGGCTCAAGGGGGACGACATCGCCTTCGGCTGGAACGTGGGACTCCACTACAGGATGGACGAAGCGACGAGGATCGGGCTCCATTACCGGAGCAGGGTGAAGCTCGCCCTTTCGGGCACCGCGACCGCAAAAGGGTTCATGGGGTCCGACTCCACGGGGGGCAGCGTGGACCTCACCCTGCCGGAGATGTTCATGTTCGGTGTCAGCAGGCAGTTCACCCCGAAGCTCAACGTGGAGGCCGGGGCCATCTATACCGGGTGGGACAGCTATGAGTCCCTGATCATCAACTTCGACAAGCCCCTCCTGGGGATACTGCCCACCAGGTCCTTCACTCCGAAGAACTGGGGCAGCGTCTGGCGGTACCAGATCGGTTTCGAATACAAACATTCCCCCGAGTGGACCTGGAGGCTGGGCTACACCTACGACCAGGAGCCCATGCCCCTCTCGACGCTGGACTACCAGGTACCCACGGGAGACCGGCAGCTTCTGTCCATCGGCTTCGGCTACTCCAAGGACAACTGGGCCCTGGATTTCGCCTACACGTACCTGATCGCCGGCGACAGACATTTCGAAGAGCGGTCCTCGGAGGGAATCCGCAATTCCCGCTCCCATGACATGGGCGCCGATATTTTTGTGATCAGCTTCAGCATGAGGCTCTAA
- a CDS encoding MFS transporter translates to MKSEDRLLVVMVVSIFLGYMPWYGFSAVSSPMCQEFGLTTSDMGLILAVFQLGYVLTVIASGMLADRIGNKPVLVGATLVTGIFSLLFALFSRGFLSILVFRLLTGLSAGAIYAPGMSLLSSWYPPRRRGMALGAYTAALTASYAGGYGIAAPLASMFSWRWGITAISLPVFAAAVLLWRCVEERPASSGEPAPAAVPKEPFRLRAMFPGGLKAPILLTVAYCGHMWELYAFWGWIGPFLAACAFSRGWTMEGASAFSGIAASGIILFGSVAVVAVGKLSDRAGRRRAILIAGTASVIGEFFFGFLEGMPLLLVLFPAAWIGFWSVADSAVYKAGLADLTAPGMRGTALGIQSAAGFLCTVISPVVFGRLVEAGNGSGWGTAFLSLALGATIAPLAVFFLPDGRTGKKMGGAPS, encoded by the coding sequence ATGAAATCGGAAGATCGGCTGCTTGTCGTCATGGTGGTGTCAATCTTTTTGGGATACATGCCCTGGTACGGTTTTTCGGCCGTATCATCGCCGATGTGCCAGGAGTTCGGCCTGACTACATCCGATATGGGGCTCATTCTCGCAGTTTTCCAGCTGGGGTATGTCCTCACGGTCATCGCGAGCGGCATGCTTGCCGACAGGATAGGAAACAAACCCGTGCTCGTGGGCGCCACCCTTGTGACAGGCATTTTTTCCCTTCTATTCGCGCTCTTTTCCCGGGGCTTTCTGAGCATCCTCGTCTTTCGCCTGCTGACCGGCCTCTCCGCAGGGGCCATATATGCTCCCGGCATGTCGCTCCTCTCTTCGTGGTATCCGCCCCGCAGGCGCGGCATGGCCCTCGGGGCCTACACTGCAGCCCTCACCGCCTCGTATGCCGGCGGATACGGCATCGCCGCCCCCCTTGCCTCGATGTTTTCGTGGCGCTGGGGCATCACGGCGATCTCCCTGCCGGTTTTCGCGGCAGCCGTCCTTCTTTGGCGATGTGTTGAGGAAAGGCCTGCTTCCTCAGGGGAACCGGCCCCGGCAGCAGTTCCGAAAGAACCCTTTCGCCTCCGGGCCATGTTTCCGGGCGGCCTGAAAGCTCCCATTCTGCTGACCGTCGCATACTGCGGCCATATGTGGGAACTGTACGCCTTCTGGGGATGGATCGGACCTTTTCTCGCCGCATGCGCCTTCTCACGGGGGTGGACCATGGAAGGAGCTTCGGCTTTCTCGGGGATTGCCGCCTCCGGCATCATTCTTTTCGGAAGCGTCGCGGTGGTCGCCGTGGGAAAACTCTCCGACCGGGCGGGACGGCGCCGGGCAATCCTGATCGCCGGGACGGCGAGCGTCATCGGAGAATTCTTTTTCGGCTTTCTTGAGGGAATGCCGCTCCTCCTCGTTCTGTTTCCGGCAGCGTGGATCGGCTTCTGGTCGGTGGCGGATTCAGCGGTGTACAAGGCGGGTCTTGCCGATCTCACGGCGCCCGGGATGCGGGGAACCGCCCTGGGCATCCAGTCGGCGGCCGGCTTCCTGTGCACTGTGATTTCACCTGTCGTTTTCGGGCGGCTTGTGGAGGCAGGAAACGGCTCCGGATGGGGAACGGCCTTCCTGAGCCTGGCCCTGGGAGCGACGATCGCGCCGCTGGCCGTCTTCTTTCTTCCGGACGGCCGGACGGGGAAGAAAATGGGAGGGGCTCCGTCGTGA